From a single Candidatus Woesearchaeota archaeon genomic region:
- a CDS encoding DUF2683 family protein: MVKAMIDITENSNRVLNIVKAKYGLKDKSTAIDLVVGKYEDAFLEPQVRPEYKKELMKIHKGKFKSFESIDALRKEIENV; the protein is encoded by the coding sequence ATGGTAAAAGCTATGATAGACATAACAGAAAATTCCAACAGGGTATTGAACATCGTCAAGGCAAAGTACGGCCTCAAGGATAAGTCTACTGCAATAGATCTGGTTGTCGGCAAATATGAGGATGCATTCCTTGAGCCGCAGGTAAGGCCTGAATATAAGAAGGAACTGATGAAAATACACAAAGGGAAGTTCAAAAGTTTTGAAAGCATCGATGCCCTAAGAAAGGAAATTGAAAATGTATAG
- a CDS encoding type II toxin-antitoxin system mRNA interferase toxin, RelE/StbE family translates to MYRSERSDKLIKILKKLFKKDKSRYEAALNKIWEISNSEDPHHYKNLSHDMKDYKRVHIDSHFVLIFHVDEGNKTIRFSDLQHHDFAYKRGYFLK, encoded by the coding sequence ATGTATAGAAGTGAAAGGAGCGATAAATTAATCAAGATCCTCAAGAAGCTCTTCAAGAAAGACAAAAGCAGGTATGAAGCAGCCTTAAACAAGATATGGGAAATATCTAACAGTGAAGACCCACATCACTACAAAAACCTGAGCCATGACATGAAAGATTACAAGAGAGTCCACATTGACAGCCATTTTGTCCTGATCTTTCATGTCGATGAAGGCAACAAGACGATAAGATTTTCCGATCTGCAACATCATGATTTCGCTTATAAGAGAGGATATTTCTTAAAGTAA